In the genome of Streptomyces collinus, one region contains:
- a CDS encoding RsmB/NOP family class I SAM-dependent RNA methyltransferase encodes MSEQPRRARTSGKPYRRPKKDPVRILAFEALRAVDERDAYANLVLPPLLRKAREKEGPETFDARDAALATELVYGTLRRQGTYDAVLSHCVDRPLGEVDPPVLDVLSLGAHQLLGTRIPTHAAVSATVELARVVLGDGRAKFVNAVLRKVAQDDLDGWLERVAPPYEDDPEDHLAVVHSHPRWVVSALWDSLGGGRDGVEELLRADNERPEVTLVARPGRATAEELLHEDAAVQGRWSPYAVRLTEGGEPGAIAAVRDGRAGVQDEGSQLVAIALANAPLDGPDRRWLDGCAGPGGKAALLGALAAERGALLVASEKQTHRAGLVARALDGNPGPYQVIAADGTRPAWRPGSFDRVLVDVPCTGLGALRRRPEARWRRRPEDLEGFAPLQRGLLRTALESVRVGGIVGYATCSPHLAETRAVVADVLKQHPDTDLVDARPLLPGVPDLGEGPDVQLWPHLHGTDAMYLALIRRTG; translated from the coding sequence GTGAGCGAACAGCCCCGTCGAGCCCGCACGTCAGGCAAGCCCTACCGCCGGCCCAAGAAGGACCCCGTCCGCATCCTCGCCTTCGAGGCCCTGAGGGCCGTGGACGAGCGGGACGCCTACGCCAACCTCGTTCTCCCGCCCCTGCTGCGCAAGGCCCGGGAGAAGGAGGGGCCCGAGACGTTCGACGCCCGGGACGCGGCGCTCGCCACCGAGCTGGTGTACGGGACGCTGCGGCGGCAAGGGACGTACGACGCGGTCCTCTCCCACTGCGTGGACCGGCCGCTCGGGGAGGTCGATCCGCCGGTGCTGGATGTGCTGAGCCTCGGCGCGCACCAGCTGCTCGGCACGCGGATCCCGACGCACGCGGCCGTGTCCGCCACCGTCGAACTCGCCCGGGTCGTGCTCGGCGACGGGCGGGCCAAGTTCGTCAACGCCGTGCTGCGCAAGGTCGCGCAGGACGATCTGGACGGCTGGCTGGAGCGGGTCGCGCCGCCCTACGAAGACGACCCCGAGGACCATCTCGCCGTCGTGCACTCGCATCCCCGGTGGGTCGTGTCCGCGCTGTGGGACTCCCTCGGCGGCGGGCGCGACGGCGTGGAGGAGCTGCTGCGCGCGGACAACGAGCGGCCCGAGGTGACGCTGGTGGCGCGGCCCGGACGGGCCACCGCCGAGGAACTGCTCCACGAGGACGCCGCCGTGCAGGGGCGCTGGTCGCCCTACGCCGTGCGGCTGACCGAGGGCGGGGAGCCGGGTGCCATCGCCGCCGTGCGGGACGGGCGCGCGGGCGTGCAGGACGAGGGCAGCCAGCTCGTGGCGATCGCTCTCGCCAACGCGCCCCTGGACGGGCCCGACCGGCGCTGGCTGGACGGATGCGCGGGGCCCGGCGGCAAGGCGGCGCTGCTCGGGGCGCTGGCCGCCGAGCGCGGCGCGCTGCTGGTCGCCTCCGAGAAGCAGACCCATCGCGCCGGACTGGTGGCCAGGGCCCTGGACGGCAACCCCGGGCCGTACCAGGTGATCGCCGCCGACGGGACCCGCCCGGCGTGGCGGCCCGGCAGCTTCGACCGGGTGCTGGTCGACGTGCCGTGCACGGGCCTCGGTGCCCTGCGCCGCCGCCCGGAGGCCCGCTGGCGGCGCCGCCCGGAGGACCTGGAGGGCTTCGCGCCGTTGCAGCGCGGGCTGCTGCGGACCGCGCTGGAGTCCGTGCGGGTCGGCGGAATCGTGGGCTACGCGACCTGCTCGCCGCATCTGGCCGAGACCCGGGCCGTTGTCGCCGACGTGCTCAAGCAGCACCCGGACACCGACCTCGTCGACGCCCGGCCGCTGCTGCCCGGCGTACCGGACCTCGGCGAGGGGCCCGACGTGCAGCTGTGGCCGCATCTGCACGGGACCGACGCGATGTACCTGGCGCTCATCCGCCGGACCGGCTGA
- the rpoZ gene encoding DNA-directed RNA polymerase subunit omega yields MSSSISAPEGIINPPIDELLEATDSKYSLVIYAAKRARQINAYYSQLGEGLLEYVGPLVDTHVHEKPLSIALREINAGLLTSEAVEGPAQ; encoded by the coding sequence GTGTCCTCTTCCATCTCCGCGCCCGAGGGCATCATCAACCCGCCGATCGACGAGCTCCTCGAGGCCACCGACTCGAAGTACAGCCTCGTGATCTACGCGGCCAAGCGTGCCCGCCAGATCAACGCGTACTACTCGCAGCTCGGCGAGGGCCTCCTCGAGTACGTCGGTCCTCTCGTCGACACCCACGTCCACGAGAAGCCGCTCTCGATCGCCCTCCGCGAGATCAACGCGGGGCTCCTGACGTCCGAGGCCGTCGAGGGCCCGGCGCAGTAA
- the pyrF gene encoding orotidine-5'-phosphate decarboxylase: MSGLEPFGARLRRAMDERGPLCVGIDPHASLLAEWGLNDDVAGLERFSRTVVEAVADRVAVLKPQSAFFERFGSRGVAVLEKSVAEARAAGALVVMDAKRGDIGSTMAAYAESFLHKDAPLFSDALTVSPYLGYGSLSPAVALARENGAGLFVLALTSNPEGGEVQHAVRSDGRNVGATMLAHLAAENTGEEPLGSFGAVVGATLGDLSTYDLDINGPLLAPGIGAQGATPADLPGVFGAAVRNVVPNVSRGVLRHGPDAVALRDAAERFAEEIRHAVTPS; this comes from the coding sequence ATGAGTGGTCTCGAACCCTTCGGCGCGCGCCTGCGCCGCGCCATGGACGAGCGCGGCCCGCTGTGCGTCGGCATCGACCCGCACGCCTCCCTGCTCGCCGAGTGGGGCCTGAACGACGACGTGGCGGGCCTGGAGCGGTTCAGCCGCACGGTCGTCGAGGCGGTGGCCGACCGGGTCGCCGTGCTCAAGCCGCAGAGCGCGTTCTTCGAGCGCTTCGGCTCGCGCGGCGTCGCCGTCCTGGAGAAGTCGGTCGCCGAGGCCCGCGCGGCGGGCGCACTGGTCGTCATGGACGCCAAGCGCGGCGACATCGGCTCGACCATGGCCGCCTACGCCGAGTCCTTCCTGCACAAGGACGCGCCGCTGTTCTCCGACGCCCTGACGGTCTCGCCGTACCTCGGCTACGGATCGCTCAGCCCGGCCGTCGCGCTGGCCCGGGAGAACGGTGCGGGACTCTTCGTACTGGCCCTGACGTCCAACCCGGAGGGCGGCGAGGTCCAGCACGCCGTGCGCTCCGACGGCCGGAACGTCGGAGCGACGATGCTGGCGCACCTGGCCGCCGAGAACACGGGGGAGGAGCCCCTGGGGTCGTTCGGCGCGGTCGTCGGCGCCACCCTCGGTGATCTGTCGACGTACGACCTGGACATCAACGGCCCGCTCCTCGCACCCGGCATCGGCGCCCAGGGCGCCACGCCGGCCGATCTTCCCGGGGTCTTCGGTGCGGCGGTGCGCAACGTCGTGCCGAACGTCAGCCGGGGAGTGCTACGCCACGGTCCCGACGCGGTCGCTCTGCGTGACGCCGCGGAGCGCTTCGCGGAGGAGATCCGGCACGCCGTGACGCCCTCGTGA
- a CDS encoding primosomal protein N': MSSENEQAGGGAEGAPPEQLALIRDSVRKARTPRAKPRTWRGAALAKELPVARVLVDKGVLHLDRYFDYAVPEELDADARPGVRVRVRFGAGRHRVRDGRREGGGLIDGFLVERLAESDYSGPLAALAQVVSPEQVLSEELLGLARAVADRYAGSLADVLQLAVPPRNARAEQRPSPQPLPPPPAPEAASWQRYERGAAFLASLASGGAPRAVWNALPGPQWSDELARAVAATLASGRGALAVLPDGRAVARADAALTSLLGKGRHAVLTADAGPEKRYAQWLAVRRGSVRAVIGTRAAMFAPVQDLGLVALWDDGDDSHSEQHAPQPHAREVLLLRAAQDKCGFLLGSWGCTVEAAQLVESGWARPLVAGRERVRAAAPLVRTVGDQDLARDEAARAARLPTLAWQAVRDGLRSGPVLVQVPRRGYVPRMACANCRAPARCRHCSGPLEAPDGGALNCGWCGREESGWHCPDCGSFRLRASVVGARRTAEELGRAFPAVPVRTSGREHVLDTVPGAPALVVSTPGAEPVAEGGYAAALLLDGWAMLGRPDLRAGEDALRRWIAAASLVRPQPDGGTVVVVAEPTLRPVQALVRWDPVGHAVRELAERAELGFPPVSRMASVSGPAEAVADFLRAAELPPEAEVLGPVPLPVSAAGRPRRAGAPPPGEPWERALLRVPPGRGAALATALKNAQAARMARGSGSGAGVWVRVDPADIG; this comes from the coding sequence GTGAGCAGCGAGAACGAACAGGCGGGCGGCGGGGCCGAGGGTGCGCCGCCCGAGCAGCTCGCGCTCATCCGGGACAGCGTGCGCAAGGCCAGGACGCCCCGGGCCAAACCGCGCACCTGGCGGGGGGCCGCGCTCGCCAAGGAGCTCCCCGTCGCACGCGTCCTCGTCGACAAGGGCGTCCTCCATCTCGACCGGTACTTCGACTACGCCGTGCCCGAGGAGCTGGACGCGGACGCCCGGCCGGGCGTGCGGGTGCGCGTGCGGTTCGGGGCCGGGCGGCATCGCGTGCGGGACGGACGGCGCGAGGGCGGCGGACTGATCGACGGGTTCCTCGTCGAGCGGCTGGCCGAGTCCGACTACTCCGGGCCGCTGGCAGCCCTCGCCCAGGTCGTGTCGCCCGAGCAGGTGCTCAGCGAGGAACTGCTGGGGCTGGCCCGGGCGGTCGCCGACCGGTACGCGGGCAGCCTCGCCGACGTCCTGCAGCTCGCCGTGCCACCGCGCAACGCCCGAGCCGAGCAGCGGCCCTCCCCACAGCCGCTGCCACCGCCCCCCGCGCCCGAGGCGGCATCCTGGCAGCGCTACGAGCGGGGAGCGGCCTTCCTGGCGTCGCTGGCCTCGGGTGGAGCGCCCCGGGCCGTGTGGAACGCGCTGCCCGGGCCGCAGTGGAGCGATGAGCTGGCCCGGGCCGTCGCCGCGACGCTGGCCTCCGGGCGCGGGGCGCTCGCCGTCCTGCCCGACGGACGCGCGGTCGCGCGGGCCGACGCCGCCCTGACCTCTCTGCTCGGGAAGGGGCGGCACGCGGTGCTCACCGCCGACGCCGGCCCCGAGAAGCGGTACGCGCAGTGGCTCGCGGTGCGGCGCGGCTCCGTACGGGCCGTGATCGGGACCAGGGCCGCGATGTTCGCGCCCGTCCAGGACCTCGGCTTGGTCGCCCTCTGGGACGACGGCGACGACAGCCACAGCGAGCAGCACGCCCCGCAGCCGCACGCCCGCGAAGTGCTCCTGCTGCGGGCCGCGCAGGACAAGTGCGGTTTCCTGCTGGGGAGCTGGGGCTGCACGGTGGAGGCCGCGCAGCTCGTCGAGAGCGGCTGGGCGCGGCCGCTCGTCGCGGGGCGGGAGCGGGTCCGGGCCGCCGCTCCGCTGGTACGGACCGTCGGGGACCAGGATCTCGCCCGTGACGAGGCCGCCCGGGCCGCCCGGCTGCCGACCCTCGCCTGGCAGGCCGTCAGGGACGGTCTGCGGAGCGGCCCGGTGCTGGTGCAGGTCCCGCGCAGGGGATATGTGCCGCGCATGGCGTGTGCCAACTGCCGGGCGCCCGCGCGCTGCCGGCACTGCTCGGGGCCGCTGGAGGCGCCGGACGGCGGTGCGCTGAACTGCGGGTGGTGCGGACGCGAGGAGAGCGGCTGGCACTGCCCGGACTGCGGCTCGTTCCGCCTGCGCGCCTCGGTCGTCGGGGCGCGGCGGACCGCCGAGGAACTCGGCCGGGCCTTCCCCGCCGTGCCCGTACGCACCTCGGGGCGGGAACACGTGCTCGACACGGTGCCAGGGGCGCCCGCGCTGGTGGTCAGTACGCCAGGGGCCGAGCCCGTCGCCGAGGGCGGGTACGCGGCGGCGCTGCTGCTGGACGGCTGGGCGATGCTCGGGCGGCCCGACCTGCGGGCCGGGGAGGACGCGTTGCGGCGGTGGATCGCGGCCGCGTCGCTCGTCCGGCCGCAGCCCGACGGCGGCACGGTGGTGGTCGTGGCCGAGCCGACGCTGCGGCCCGTGCAGGCGCTCGTCCGATGGGATCCCGTCGGTCATGCGGTGCGGGAGCTCGCCGAGCGTGCGGAGCTGGGGTTTCCGCCGGTGTCGCGGATGGCGTCCGTGTCGGGCCCCGCGGAGGCGGTGGCCGACTTCCTCCGCGCGGCCGAATTGCCGCCCGAGGCCGAGGTGCTGGGGCCGGTGCCGTTGCCCGTGTCCGCAGCCGGGCGACCGCGGCGGGCGGGGGCGCCGCCGCCCGGGGAGCCGTGGGAGCGGGCGTTGCTGCGGGTGCCGCCGGGGAGGGGCGCCGCGCTGGCGACCGCGCTCAAGAACGCGCAGGCCGCGCGGATGGCCCGGGGGAGCGGGAGCGGGGCCGGTGTGTGGGTGCGGGTGGATCCGGCCGACATCGGGTGA
- the gmk gene encoding guanylate kinase: MAATPRGTSPVPPDVRPRLTVLSGPSGVGKSTVVAHMRKEHPEVWLSVSATTRKPRPGEQHGVHYFFVSDDEMDKLIANGELLEWAEFAGNRYGTPRAAVQERLENGEPVLLEIDLQGARLVRESMPEAQLVFLAPPSWEELVRRLTGRGTEPPEVIERRLEAAKIELAAEPEFDTTLVNTSVEDVARELLALMDVV; this comes from the coding sequence ATGGCTGCAACACCCCGGGGGACGTCCCCCGTACCCCCGGACGTACGTCCGCGGCTGACCGTGCTCTCCGGCCCCTCCGGGGTCGGCAAGAGCACGGTCGTCGCTCATATGCGCAAGGAGCACCCCGAGGTCTGGCTCTCGGTGTCGGCGACGACCCGCAAGCCCCGCCCCGGCGAGCAGCACGGAGTCCACTACTTCTTCGTCTCCGACGACGAGATGGACAAGCTGATCGCCAACGGGGAGCTGCTGGAGTGGGCCGAGTTCGCCGGCAACCGCTACGGCACGCCGCGTGCGGCCGTGCAGGAGCGCCTGGAGAACGGCGAGCCCGTCCTCCTGGAGATCGACCTGCAGGGCGCCCGCCTGGTCCGCGAGTCGATGCCCGAGGCCCAGCTGGTGTTCCTCGCTCCTCCCTCCTGGGAGGAGCTCGTGCGCCGACTCACCGGGCGGGGCACCGAACCGCCCGAGGTGATCGAGCGCCGGCTCGAAGCGGCGAAGATCGAACTCGCGGCGGAGCCGGAGTTCGACACCACCCTGGTCAACACCTCCGTCGAGGACGTAGCACGCGAGCTGCTAGCCTTGATGGACGTCGTGTGA
- the metK gene encoding methionine adenosyltransferase encodes MSRRLFTSESVTEGHPDKIADQISDTILDALLREDPSSRVAVETLITTGLVHVAGEVTTKTYADIATLVRNKILEIGYDSSKKGFDGASCGVSVSIGAQSPDIAQGVDTAYENRVEGDDDELDKQGAGDQGLMFGYATDETPTLMPLPIFLAHRLSKRLSDVRKNGTIPYLRPDGKTQVTIEYDGDKAVRLDTVVVSSQHASDIDLDSLLAPDIKEFVVEPELKALLDEGIKLDTENYRLLVNPTGRFEIGGPMGDAGLTGRKIIIDTYGGMARHGGGAFSGKDPSKVDRSAAYAMRWVAKNVVAAGLATRCEVQVAYAIGKAEPVGLFVETFGTAKIETEKIERAIDEVFDLRPAAIIRDLDLLRPIYSQTAAYGHFGRELPDFTWERTDRVDALRKAAGQ; translated from the coding sequence GTGTCCCGTCGTCTGTTCACCTCGGAGTCCGTCACCGAGGGTCACCCCGACAAGATCGCTGACCAGATCAGCGACACCATTCTCGACGCGCTTCTGCGCGAGGACCCGTCATCCCGGGTCGCCGTCGAGACCCTGATCACGACCGGCCTGGTGCACGTGGCCGGCGAGGTCACGACCAAGACGTACGCGGACATCGCGACGCTGGTCCGGAACAAGATCCTCGAAATCGGCTACGACTCCTCCAAGAAGGGCTTCGACGGCGCCTCCTGCGGCGTGTCGGTGTCGATCGGCGCGCAGTCCCCGGACATCGCCCAGGGCGTGGACACGGCGTACGAGAACCGTGTCGAGGGTGACGACGACGAGCTCGACAAGCAGGGCGCGGGCGACCAGGGCCTGATGTTCGGCTACGCGACGGACGAGACGCCGACGCTGATGCCGCTGCCGATCTTCCTGGCGCACCGCCTGTCGAAGCGCCTGTCCGACGTGCGCAAGAACGGCACGATCCCCTACCTGCGCCCGGACGGCAAGACGCAGGTCACCATCGAGTACGACGGTGACAAGGCGGTCCGCCTGGACACCGTGGTGGTCTCCTCCCAGCACGCCTCCGACATCGACCTGGACTCGCTCCTGGCTCCGGACATCAAGGAGTTCGTCGTCGAGCCGGAGCTCAAGGCGCTGCTGGACGAGGGCATCAAGCTCGACACGGAGAACTACCGTCTCCTGGTCAACCCGACCGGCCGTTTCGAGATCGGCGGCCCGATGGGTGACGCCGGCCTGACCGGCCGCAAGATCATCATCGACACCTACGGCGGCATGGCCCGTCACGGCGGTGGCGCGTTCTCCGGCAAGGACCCGTCCAAGGTCGACCGTTCCGCGGCGTACGCGATGCGCTGGGTCGCGAAGAACGTCGTGGCCGCGGGCCTCGCCACCCGCTGCGAGGTCCAGGTCGCGTACGCGATCGGCAAGGCCGAGCCGGTCGGCCTGTTCGTCGAGACCTTCGGCACCGCCAAGATCGAAACGGAGAAGATCGAGAGGGCGATCGACGAGGTCTTCGACCTCCGTCCGGCCGCCATCATCCGCGACCTCGACCTGCTCCGCCCGATCTACTCCCAGACCGCCGCGTACGGCCACTTCGGCCGTGAGCTGCCCGACTTCACCTGGGAGCGGACGGACCGCGTGGACGCGCTGCGCAAGGCCGCGGGGCAGTAA
- a CDS encoding integration host factor yields the protein MALPPLTPEQRAAALEKAAAARRERAEVKNRLKHSGASLHEVIKQGQENDVIGKMKVSALLESLPGVGKVRAKQIMERLGISESRRVRGLGSNQIASLEREFGSTGS from the coding sequence GTGGCTCTTCCGCCCCTTACCCCTGAACAGCGCGCAGCCGCGCTCGAAAAGGCCGCCGCGGCTCGCCGGGAGCGGGCCGAGGTCAAGAATCGACTCAAGCACTCCGGCGCCTCCCTTCACGAGGTCATCAAGCAGGGTCAGGAGAACGACGTCATCGGCAAGATGAAGGTCTCCGCCCTCCTCGAGTCGCTGCCCGGCGTGGGCAAGGTCCGCGCCAAGCAGATCATGGAGCGACTCGGCATCTCCGAGAGCCGCCGCGTGCGGGGTCTCGGTTCCAACCAGATCGCCTCCCTGGAGCGCGAGTTCGGCAGCACCGGCTCCTGA
- the fmt gene encoding methionyl-tRNA formyltransferase, with amino-acid sequence MKLVFAGTPEVAVPALDALLASGRHEVAAVVTRPDAPAGRGRRLVASPVAERAEEAGIEVLKPAKPKDPEFLERLRQIGPDCCPVVAYGALLPRVALDIPAHGWVNLHFSLLPAWRGAAPVQHAIMAGDEITGASTFLIEEGLDSGPVYGTVTEEIRATDTSGDLLTRLAFAGAGLLAATMDGIEDGTLKAVPQPADGISLAPKVNVEDAHLDWNAPALRIDRMVRGCTPAPGAWTTFRGERLKLIQVTPVPDRTDLAAGQIAAGKNNVHAGTGSYGVELLWVQAQGKKPMRAADWARGVRIGEGERLGG; translated from the coding sequence ATGAAGCTCGTCTTCGCCGGTACACCCGAGGTCGCCGTTCCCGCCCTGGACGCTCTGCTCGCCTCCGGACGGCACGAGGTGGCCGCCGTCGTCACGCGGCCCGACGCGCCGGCCGGGCGCGGGCGCAGGCTCGTCGCGTCGCCCGTCGCCGAGCGGGCGGAGGAGGCCGGGATCGAGGTGCTGAAGCCGGCGAAGCCGAAGGACCCGGAGTTCCTGGAGCGGCTGCGGCAGATCGGACCGGACTGCTGTCCCGTGGTCGCCTACGGGGCGCTGCTGCCCCGGGTCGCGCTCGACATCCCCGCGCACGGCTGGGTCAATCTGCACTTCTCCCTGCTCCCGGCCTGGCGCGGTGCCGCGCCCGTGCAGCACGCCATCATGGCCGGCGACGAGATCACCGGGGCGTCCACCTTCCTGATCGAGGAGGGGCTCGACTCCGGCCCGGTGTACGGCACGGTGACCGAGGAGATCCGGGCCACCGACACCAGCGGGGACCTGCTGACACGGCTGGCGTTCGCCGGCGCCGGGCTGCTCGCGGCGACCATGGACGGCATCGAGGACGGCACGCTGAAGGCCGTACCGCAGCCGGCCGACGGGATCAGCCTCGCCCCGAAGGTCAACGTCGAGGACGCGCACCTGGACTGGAACGCACCCGCGCTGCGCATCGACCGGATGGTGCGGGGCTGCACCCCGGCCCCCGGCGCCTGGACCACCTTCCGCGGTGAGCGGCTCAAGCTCATCCAGGTCACGCCCGTGCCCGACCGGACGGACCTCGCCGCCGGGCAGATCGCCGCCGGGAAGAACAACGTCCACGCCGGCACCGGCTCCTACGGCGTCGAGCTGCTGTGGGTGCAGGCCCAGGGCAAGAAGCCGATGCGGGCGGCGGACTGGGCCCGCGGGGTGCGCATCGGGGAGGGCGAGCGGCTCGGGGGCTGA
- a CDS encoding quinone-dependent dihydroorotate dehydrogenase, whose amino-acid sequence MYKYFFRLVFKRLDPEQAHHLAFRWIRLAARVPVLRTFLAAALAPRHKELRTEALGLRMHGPFGLAAGFDKNAVGIDGMAMLGFDHVEIGTVTGEPQPGNPKRRLFRLVKDRALINRMGFNNDGSLRVAARLASRTPVFKPVVGVNIGKTKVVPEKEAVADYVKSAERLAPYADYLVVNVSSPNTPGLRNLQATEALRPLLSAVREAADRTASARRVPLLVKIAPDLADEDVDAVADLAVELGLDGIIATNTTIAREGLGLKSDPTLVKETGGLSGAPLKNRSLEVLRRLYARVGDRITLVGVGGIENAEDAWQRILAGATLVQGYSAFIYEGPFWGRAIHKGLAARLATSPYATLADAVGADVRKTA is encoded by the coding sequence ATGTACAAATACTTCTTCCGACTCGTCTTCAAGAGGTTGGACCCGGAGCAGGCCCACCACCTGGCCTTCCGCTGGATCCGCCTGGCCGCCCGCGTGCCCGTGCTGCGCACCTTCCTCGCGGCCGCCCTCGCGCCCCGCCACAAGGAGCTGCGCACCGAGGCCCTGGGCCTGCGCATGCACGGCCCCTTCGGGCTCGCCGCGGGCTTCGACAAGAACGCCGTCGGCATCGACGGCATGGCCATGCTCGGCTTCGACCACGTCGAGATCGGCACGGTGACCGGCGAGCCACAGCCCGGCAACCCCAAGCGGCGGCTGTTCCGCCTGGTCAAGGATCGGGCGCTGATCAACCGCATGGGCTTCAACAACGACGGCTCGCTCCGGGTCGCCGCCCGCCTGGCCTCGCGCACGCCGGTCTTCAAGCCGGTCGTCGGCGTGAACATCGGCAAGACCAAGGTCGTCCCCGAGAAGGAGGCCGTCGCGGACTACGTGAAGTCCGCCGAGCGGCTCGCGCCGTACGCCGACTACCTGGTCGTCAACGTCTCCTCGCCGAACACGCCGGGCCTGCGCAACCTCCAGGCGACGGAGGCGCTCCGCCCCCTGCTGAGCGCCGTCCGCGAGGCCGCCGACCGCACGGCGTCGGCCCGCCGCGTCCCGCTCCTCGTCAAGATCGCACCGGACCTCGCCGACGAGGACGTCGACGCCGTCGCCGACCTCGCCGTGGAGCTCGGTCTGGACGGGATCATCGCCACGAACACCACCATCGCGCGCGAGGGCCTCGGCCTGAAGTCAGACCCCACCCTGGTCAAGGAGACCGGCGGCCTGTCCGGAGCGCCCCTGAAGAACCGCTCCCTGGAGGTCCTGCGGCGCCTCTACGCGCGCGTGGGCGACCGGATCACCCTGGTGGGCGTCGGCGGCATCGAGAACGCCGAGGACGCCTGGCAGCGCATCCTGGCCGGCGCCACGCTGGTCCAGGGCTACAGCGCCTTCATCTACGAGGGGCCCTTCTGGGGCCGCGCGATCCACAAGGGGCTCGCCGCTCGCCTGGCCACGAGCCCCTACGCCACGCTCGCCGACGCGGTGGGCGCCGACGTGAGGAAGACGGCATGA
- the coaBC gene encoding bifunctional phosphopantothenoylcysteine decarboxylase/phosphopantothenate--cysteine ligase CoaBC, with the protein MDKPKVVLGVSGGIAAYKACELLRRLTESGHEVRVVPTASALHFVGAATWSALSGHPVSTEVWDDVHEVPHVRIGQRADLVVVAPATADMLAKAAHGLADDLLTNTLLTARCPVVFAPAMHTEMWEHPATQENVATLRRRGALVIEPAVGRLTGVDTGKGRLPDPGEIFEVCRRVLARGVTEPDLVGRHVVVSAGGTREPLDPVRFLGNRSSGKQGYALARTAAARGARVTLVAANSTLPAPAGVDVVPVGTAVELREAVLRAAPEADAVVMAAAVADFRPAAYASGKIKKKDGQEPEPVTLVRNPDILAEISADRARPGQVIVGFAAETDDVLANGRAKLKRKGCDLLVVNEVGERKTFGSEENEAVVLGADGSETAVAHGPKEALAETVWDLVAERLG; encoded by the coding sequence GTGGACAAGCCGAAGGTCGTTCTGGGGGTCAGCGGGGGCATCGCCGCCTACAAGGCCTGTGAGCTGCTGCGGCGGCTGACGGAGTCGGGCCACGAGGTGCGGGTGGTCCCCACGGCGTCCGCACTGCACTTCGTCGGCGCCGCCACCTGGTCCGCGCTCTCCGGCCACCCCGTCTCCACCGAGGTCTGGGACGACGTGCACGAAGTCCCGCACGTCCGCATCGGGCAGCGGGCCGACCTGGTCGTCGTCGCCCCCGCCACCGCCGACATGCTCGCCAAGGCGGCCCACGGCCTCGCCGACGACCTCCTCACCAACACCCTGCTCACCGCCCGCTGCCCGGTCGTCTTCGCCCCCGCCATGCACACGGAGATGTGGGAGCACCCGGCCACCCAGGAGAACGTGGCGACGCTGCGCCGCCGCGGCGCCCTCGTCATCGAACCGGCCGTCGGCCGCCTCACCGGCGTCGACACCGGCAAGGGCCGGCTGCCCGACCCGGGCGAGATCTTCGAGGTCTGCCGCCGTGTCCTGGCCCGGGGCGTCACCGAGCCCGACCTCGTGGGCCGGCACGTCGTCGTCAGCGCCGGCGGCACCCGCGAGCCCCTGGACCCCGTCCGCTTCCTCGGCAACCGCTCCTCCGGCAAGCAGGGCTACGCCCTCGCCCGCACCGCCGCAGCCCGCGGCGCCCGCGTCACGCTGGTCGCGGCCAACAGCACCCTGCCGGCCCCCGCGGGCGTCGACGTCGTGCCGGTCGGCACCGCCGTGGAGCTGCGCGAGGCGGTGCTGCGGGCCGCCCCGGAGGCCGACGCCGTGGTGATGGCGGCCGCGGTGGCGGACTTCCGCCCGGCGGCCTACGCGTCAGGGAAGATCAAGAAGAAGGACGGCCAGGAGCCGGAGCCGGTCACCCTGGTGCGGAATCCGGACATTCTCGCGGAGATCTCGGCCGACCGGGCCCGCCCCGGACAGGTGATCGTCGGATTCGCCGCGGAGACGGACGACGTCCTGGCCAACGGCCGCGCCAAACTCAAGCGCAAGGGCTGCGATCTCCTGGTCGTGAACGAGGTGGGGGAGCGGAAAACCTTCGGTTCCGAGGAGAACGAGGCGGTCGTGCTGGGCGCCGACGGCAGCGAGACCGCGGTGGCGCACGGACCCAAGGAAGCCCTGGCCGAAACCGTGTGGGACCTGGTGGCCGAGCGCCTGGGCTGA